In the genome of Bordetella avium, the window GGTGGACCGGCAGGGTCAGAGTGCGAGATTGGCATCGACCACGGTCAGGGCAGTCATGTTGATGATGCGGCGTACGGTCGAGCTGGACGTCAGGATATTGACGGGGGCGTTGGCGCCCAGCAGGAAGGGACCGACGGCCACATTACCGCCTGCGGCCGTCTTGAGCAGGTTGTAGGCGATATTGCCGGAGTCCACGTTGGGGCAGACCAGCAGATTGGCCTCACCCTTGAGCGTGGACGAGGGCAGAATGCGCAGGCGCAGGGCCTCGTCCAGCGCGCAGTCCCCGTGCATTTCGCCATCGACTTCAAGGTCCGGGGTCTGTTCGCGCAGGATATCCAGCGCGGCGCGCATCTTGCTGCCCGATGCCGAACTGCCGGAACCAAAGTTGGAACGCGACAGCAGCGCCACTTTCGGCGCCAGATTCAGGCGGCGCATCTTTTCTGCGGCAGCCTGAGTGATCTCGGCGATCTGTTCGGCAGTGGGATCGTCATTGATGTGCGTATCGGCCAGCGCCACCGTGCGCTCATTGAGCAGCAGGATGTTCATGGCGGCGTAGATATTGGCGCCCGGCTTCTTGCCGATCACCTCGTCGATGAAACGCAAATGGTCGTGGTAGGCGCCCACGCTGCCGCAAACCATGCCATCCGCATCGCCCAGGCGCACCATGACCGCGCCAATCAGCGTCGAGCGGCGGCGCATCTCGACCCGCGCCATTTCCTTGGTGATGCCACGGCGGCACATCAGTTCCCAGTAGGTCGTCCAGTATTGATGGAAGCGTTCGTCGTACTCCGGATTGGTGACCTCGACGTCCTGGCCCAGACGCAAGCGCAGGCCGAATTTCTCGATGCGCGTGGCCAACACGGCCGGACGGCCGACCAGAATCGGTTTGGCGAGTTTTTCGTCCACGATGACTTGCACGGCACGCAGCACGCGTTCATCTTCGCCTTCCGTGAACACGATGCGCGCGCGGCCCTGGTCACGCACGACCTGTTTGGCGATGGCGAACAGGGGTTTCATGAAAGCGCCGGAGTGGTAGACGAATTGCTGCAACTGTTCGACGTAGGCGTCCAGATCGGCAATCGGGCGGGTGGCCACGCCTTCGGCCATCGCCGCGCGGGCCACGGCCGGCGCGATGCGCACGATCAGGCGCGGATCAAAGGGCTTGGGAATCAGGTAATTCGGACCGAAAGACAGATCGTAAGTGCCATAGGCGGCCGCCACGACTTCGTTCTGTTCTTCCTGGGCCAGCTTGGCGATGGCGTAAACCGCGGCCTTTTCCATCTCACGCGTGATCGTGGTGGCGCCGACGTCCAGCGCGCCGCGGAAGATGTAGGGGAAACACAGGACGTTGTTGACCTGGTTGGGATAGTCCGAACGGCCCGTGGCCATGACGATATCGTCACGCACGCTATTTGCGACTTCGGGCAGGATTTCCGGCGTGGGATTGGCCAGGGCCAGAATCAGGGGGCGCGGCGCCATCGCGGCGACCATTTCGGGTTTGAGTACACCGCCGGCCGACAGGCCCAGGAACACATCCGCGTCAGCGATGACATCAGCCAGCTTGCGCGCGTCGGTTTTTTGCGCAAAACGGGCCTTGTCCGGGTCCATCAGCGCGACACGGCCTTCGTAAACCACACCCTCGATATCGGTCACCCAGATGTTTTCCAGCGGCAGGCCCAGGTCCACCATCAGGTCCAGGCAGGCCAGCGCGGCCGCGCCGGCGCCCGAGGTCACGACCTTGACCTGCTTGATGTCCTTGCCCACGACCTTCAGGCCGTTGATGAAGGCGGCGCTGACGGTAATGGCGGTGCCATGCTGATCGTCATGGAAGACGGGAATCTTCATGCGCTCGCGCAGCTTGCGCTCGACCGTGAAGCACTCGGGCGCCTTGATGTCTTCGAGGTTGATGCCGCCGAAGGTGGGCTCCAGGCCGGCGATGATCTCGACCAGCTTGTCAGGGTCGGTCTCGTTGATTTCGATATCGAACACGTCCAGGCCGGCGAACTTCTTGAACAGCACGGCCTTGCCCTCCATCACGGGCTTGGAGGCCAGCGCGCCGATATTGCCCAGACCCAGCACAGCCGTGCCGTTGGAGATCACACCCACCAGATTGCCGCGCGCGGTATAGCGAAAGGCGTTGGCGGGATCGTCGACGATTTCTTCACAGGCCGCCGCCACGCCGGGCGAATAGGCCAGCGCCAGATCGCGCTGATTGGTCAATTGCTTGGTCGGCGTGACCGAGATTTTGCCGGGCCGGCCGTGCTCGTGATATTCCAGCGCGGCTTTGCGAAGATTGGCATCCATAGTTGCGGTCGTATCGTGTAAAAACGTCAATAGAAAAACAGAGAGCCGCCCCATCATGTAGGACGACAGCCTGGCGATATCTTACTCCGCCGCTCGCTCATGACGGGTGTTTCGGGTGGCCTTGAGCACAGATGAAACGTCCCTGCGCATCAAACAAAGCCTTGACCTGCTGATCCACCCGCTCGCCCTCGACGCTGAGGCTTAAGGGGCTGTCCGCGGGCAGACCGGGCCGCCAGCGACTCTCCTGCACCCAGGCTAGCGCCCCCCCATGCCCCAGCAGCACCTGAGCCAGATTGGCCGGCTGGCGCAAGGCATCCAGACGAAAGCGGGCAGGCCAGCGCTGCCCGGCGGCATCCGTGCCAGCAGCGAGCCGAAACAGAGCGGGCACCAGCCGCTGCGTGGTGCCCGACCGTAAAGGCTGGCTGCCGGCAAGCCCGAAAGGGCCAAGGGATTCCACCACGCCATCGGCAAACATGACCGTAACGGCATTCAGGCCGCTGTCGGCGGGGCGCGCATAATCCGTGGCGCTGGCCAGCCAGACCGCCACACTTTGCTGCGGATCGGCCTGCCTGAATTGCGGCAAGCCGGCCCTGGCCAATTCGCCGACCGGACAACCGGGTGCCGCCACCAGCGCCCCGTCCTCCTCGCGCCAGGCCCGCAGCGCACAAGGGTCTAGCCAAAGCCCCTCCGGCGGCCCCGCCAAACCCCATAGGCCTAGCACGATGCCGTAGTGGGCAGCCAGCTCACGCGCGCGCCAGACATCCTGCGGATGCCCCAGGATCAGACGCCGCTGTCGCAATTCACCCACGATGACGGCCCGCAGGCCCTCGCAAAAGGCCTCCCAGGGCGCTCGCTCGGGCCTGCGCCCCAGGAGAAAGGCGCGTCGGGATGATTGCATGGCTAAAATCTCTCTTTCGCTTTGAGACTTATCATGCCGCGCCTTGCCTCCCGTACCAACGATTTTTTGACATTCCAGGTTGTAGAACTTTTTAAAGAAGCGCAAGCGATGGCCGCGGCCGGGCGCGACATCATCAGCCTGGGCATCGGCGAGCCGGACTTCACCGCCCCGCCCCAGGTCGTGGAAGCGCTGGAACGCGCCGCGCGCGCCGGCCTGAGCGGCTATTGCGCCCCAGGCGGCCTGATGCCGCTGCGCGAAGCCATCGCCGAGTTCTACGCCACCGAATTTGGCGCGCGCTTCAACCCCGAGCGCGTCATCGTGACGGCAGGCGCTTCGGGCGCCCTCGCCCTGGCCTGCGCCGCCCTGGTGAACCCCGGTAGCGAAGTCCTCATGCCAGACCCCTCTTATCCGGCCAACAGCAATTTCATCCTGGCTGCGGGCGGCCGGCCCAAGCTGGTGCCCAGCTACGCGGCCAAGCGCTTCCAACTGAGCGCACAGGATGTGCGGGATAACTGGGGCCCGTCTACGCAAGGCGTGCTGATCGCCTCGCCCAGCAACCCGACCGGCACCAGCATCGGCCATGAGGAACTCAAGGAGCTTCTGGCCGCCGTGCGCGAGCGCCAGGGTTACACCATCATGGACGAGATCTACCTGGAGCTGTCGTATGAACAGGCGCCGCGCTCGGCTCTGACCCTGGACGATGACCTCATCATCATCAACAGCTTCTCAAAGTACTTCCATATGACGGGCTGGCGCCTGGGCTGGATGATCGTGCCGGAATCCATGATAGGCGTCCTCGAAAAAATGTCGGCCAGCCTGCAGATCTGCGCGCCCACGCTGGCGCAACACGCCGCGCTGGCCTGCTTCAGCCCGGACGCTTTGAAGATCTTCGCGCAGCGCCGCGATGCGTTTCGCCAACGCCGCGACTACCTGCTGCCCGAGTTCGAGCGCCTGGGCATTCCGGTGCCGGTCAAGCCCGATGGCGCGTTTTATATCTACTCGGACATCAGCCAATTGGGCCAGGACAGCCTGACGTTCTCCAAACGCCTGCTGCACGAGGCGGGCGTTGCCGCCGTACCCGGCGTGGACTTCGGTCCGACCCACGGCCTCACCACCATGCGTTTTTCCTATGCAACCGGCCTTGACCGTCTGCAGGAAGCCGTGGCGCGAATCGGAAAGCTCCTCTAATCATCTTATTTTCGTTCGTGATTGGGTAAAAAAAGAAAAAACCCACACCACACCAGGAAGTCAGCTTACATTCAGTTAGGCGTGCTCTCAATAGAGTAAGGAGCCTCGCAGTCCAGGACTGCCAACGCCTTTGCTCTATTGCTCCATGCCAAGCCCTGCGAGACTACTGACCCTGCTGCTCTGCCCCACCCTGCTTCCGCCCGTCGCCTACGGGAGCGCTATCGAATCCGAGGTCGCCCGCAATCTCTGGACGCGGGCCCAGCATCCGGACACCTCGCCCGGCCTGGCGCAGTCCGCGCTGGACGCCGGCGTTGCCGCCGGCCTGCAAGCCTCGCGGCAAACCGGCTTACCCTGGCTGCGCCATCTCGACGGCGGGCTGCGCTATGACCTCGATCCCGGCCGCCTGTCCTTCAGCTTGCGCACCATCGATGACCTGATGGTGAGCGAGCGCCGCGCTCTGATGCTGCAAGCGGGTCTGCACAACCAGAACCAAAGGCCCACAGCCAATACCGGCATCGTTCTGCGCCAGCAGGCCAGCCCTGGCCTGATCGTCGGCAGCAATGCCTTCCTGGACTACGAGTTTGGCAAACAGCATGTGCGTGGCTCTCTCGGCCTGGAGGCCATTGCTCCGCATTACAGCCTGTACGCCAACTATTACGCCCCGCTATCGGGCTGGAAAGGCGCCCGGCGCGATAGCCGCCGCGAAGAACGGCCCGCTGCAGGCTACGACCTAGGCGGCCAACTCAGCAGCGATGCCGGCCTGAGTCTGCAAGCGGCCTATTTCCGATGGCACGGCGCCGGCATCGACGTCTTCGATAGCGGCCGAGCGCAACGCAATGCCTCCGGTTTCCGCTACGGCGTGGCCTATCAGCCCGGGGCGCTGTTCAATATCGGCCTGAACCAGACCCGCACACTGGATGGCCAGAAACAGACTTCGGTACAGCTGAATGTGCGAATCAATTTGCAGGAACCGCTATCACGCCAGCTACGCCGCGAGTCTCAGCCCTTCAATCTGACCAGCAGACGACATCAATGGGTGGAGCGAGAGTCCCGCATCGTTTTGAACACCCGGCGCAAGGCCATCACCCTGCCTCTGTCCATCGCGCAATTGCGCGGCGACCCGACCAACGGCGCAATCGAAGTCTCCGGGCAAACAGAAGCGGGCGCCCGGATCATGCTGACGTTTCCCGATGGTTCAGGCAACTGGGTCCGAGCAGATGCCAGTGGGCGCTACACAGCCCGTTCGGGTCCCGACATGCCCAGCGGCACCGTGCGCGCCCAAGCGCGCAATGTCCATGGAGACAGCAGCCCGGAGGTCAGCCGCTTTTACACAGCAAACCCGCAGATCGAGATGACGGCCGCTCCGCGCATCGAACGCGTCGAAACCTTGCGCAATGGTCTGCTGCGCGTTTCCGGCCGGGCGGCGGCCGGCGCGGACATCTGGGCGGTATTCCCCGACGACGAAGAGGTTAACGGCAAGGCAGAGGCCGACGGCAGCTTCATACTGAGTTCGACGCGCCCACATGCCTCAGGCGACATCCTGGTCACCGCCAGCCTGCCAGATGGCGGCGTCAGCGAGGCCAGCACCTACGCTTACGTCAAGCAGCCTCCCGGCGAACCCACCGTGGATGCCGTCTCTGCCGACCTGGTAGGCCGGCTTACCATCCAGGGCAGCAGCGAGGCCGGCGCCGCCATACAAGCGAATTTCCCCGACGGCACGGATGCCAACACCACGGCCGACGCCCAGGGCAGATACACCCTGCACTCGCCTGGCGCGGTGCTGCAGTCCGGCGACATCATGATCACGGCCAGCGGCATCGACGGCGCGGTCGGTGACGCCGTGTTCAAGCCCTATACGCCGGAAGCCCCGCAAGCCACCATCACCAGCGTGATTCCCTCCACGCTTGGCGAGCTGACCGTTTCCGGCCTCACTCAGGCAAATGCCGAGGTCTATGTGCAATTCCCGGACGGCAGCTCCACCACGGTCAATGCCGATGCCTCGGGCAACTACACAGCCGTATCGACATCCAAGAGCATGCCTTCAGGCGAAATCATGGTCATCGCTACCGGGCGCTCCGCCGGCGTCGGCAGCGCCGCCACGCAGACCTATACTCGCAACCCTCCCACCGCCCACATCAGCAGCGCCACGGCAGACACCGCCGGCAAACTCAGCATACGCGGCCAGACCGAACCCGGGCTGAGCGTTTTTGTGCTGTTCCCATCGGGAGACGACATGACGGTCCAGGCTGATGCGCAAGGAAACTTCCATGCCACGTCATCCCAGAAAGAAACCGCCGGCATCGTCTCGGTGACCGTCAGCGGCAAGGATGGCGGTGTCGGAGTTCCGGTCGAGTACCACTACTCGACCGCTTGAGCACCGGACCTCAGTCGCGCGCCAAAGCGATGCCCGAAGCCAACGCCAGGCGGCGGCGCTCGGCCTGCACCTTGGCGCCATAACCGCCATCATCCGGGCCGGTTGCCCCGACGTAGCAAGCCAGCCCGCCATTGACAGACCCTCGCCGGTCAATGCAATCCTTCAGGATGGTGGCGCCCACATGAATGTTGGCTACCGGGTCCAGCGCGCTGACCTTGCCGATAGGCAGGGCATCGAACTTGTCCTGGTGAATGCGCGTCATGACCTGCATGAGACCCTGCGCCCCGACCGAACTTTCGGCAAAGGGGTTGTAACGGGACTCGATGGCAATCACCGCCAACAAGAGTAAAGGGTCGAGCTGCTTGTCGCGGCCGACCTTGTAAACCGTATTCACCAGCACGCCGGTCGCGTCATAGGCGACCTTGTATTTACGCGAGATATAGTTGCGCAACGCCTCCACCTGGCCGCTGGTCGTGCCCGCAACGGATTTGCGTTGTGAGGACGCCGTCGATTGATCCGAGCGTAGCGGTCCCAAAAAACCGGTAGCATTGCTGGCCGGTGCATTCGGCACGACCAACACCATGGCGGCGGAACCTTCCGACTCGCCCCCGGCATCGGGGCTGGCGGACAAGGACGTTGGCGCGAGGGCGGTCAACAGGGCTTTGTGCACTTGCAAGGCCTGGTCGCGCAAACCAGGCAAAGCAAACCCCATACTGACGGTCACGATAACCGCGATACCCAGGTAGACCGAGCATAAGCGCAGCCCCTCGGCGAGGTTGTGATGCACTCCCTGGGCCAGTTGTCGAAACACACCGGCCATTGACGCATCGGGCATAGTGCACCTCCTGCGTTGGGAAAGTAAGGGCTGGATGTTAACCTGTAATTGCATCAAAAATGTAACCAACCTGCCGGGATCTGTTGTGAAGTACCGCGACCTCCGAGACTTTCTGAACCAGCTTGAGCGCCAGGGCGAGCTCAAACGCATTGCCGCGCCCGTTTCCACAAAGCTTGAAATGACGGAAATCGCCGACCGCGTATTGCGCGCCGGCGGCCCCGCCCTGCTCTTCGAGCAGGCCCGCCACAAGGGCCAGGCATCAGAAATGCCTGTGCTGGCCAACCTCTTTGGCACGCCCAACCGCGTGGCCTGGGGCATGGGCGCGGAAAACGTCACCGCACTGCGCGATGTGGGCGAATTGCTGGCCTCGCTACGTGAACCCGAACCGCCGCGCGGCTTTCGCGATGCGCTGGCCAAAGTGTCCATGCTCAAAGCCGCGCTGTGGGACATGAGCCCCAAGACCGTGCGGGGCGCGGCCAGCCAGGAAGTGGTATGGGAGGGCAATGACGTCGATCTGTCGCGCCTGCCCATCCAAACCTGCTGGCCGGGTGACGTGGCCCCGCTGCTGACCTGGGGCCTGGTGATCACGCGCGGCCCCAATGCCAAGCGGCAAAACCTGGGCATTTATCGTCAGCAAGTCATCGGTCGCAATAAGCTCATCATGCGCTGGTTATCGCATCGCGGCGGAGCGCTTGATTTCCGTGATCATCGTCTGGCCCATCCGGGCCAGCCTTTCCCGATCGCGGTTGCACTGGGCGCAGATCCGGCTACGACGCTGGGCGCCGTCACCCCGGTGCCCGACAGCCTGTCCGAATATCAGTTCGCCGGCTTGTTACGCGGCTCGCGCACGGAGGTCACCCAGGCGCTAGGCAGCACCCTGTCGGTGCCGGCCACGGCCGAAATCGTGCTCGAAGGCCATCTGCTGCCGTCCAGCGATCCGCGCGCCCTGCCCCCCCATGTTCCCGAAGGCGCCCCACCCGCGCCGGATACCGGCTATGAAATGGCCTTGGAAGGTCCCTACGGCGATCACACCGGCTACTACAACGAACAGGATTGGTTCCCCGTCTTCACGGTCGAGCGCATCACCATGCGCAAAAATCCGATCTACCACACCACCTACACCGGCAAACCGCCGGATGAACCGGCGGTGCTCGGTGTCGCGCTCAATGAAGTGTTCGTGCCGCTGCTGCGCCGGCAATTGCCTGAAATCGTGGATTTTTATTTGCCGCCGGAAGGCTGCAGCTACCGCCTGGCCGTGGTCTCCATCCGCAAGCAGTATGCCGGTCATGCCAAACGCGTGATGTTCGGTGTCTGGAGCATTCTGCGGCAATTCATGTACACCAAGTTCATCGTGGTGGTTGACGAAGACGTCAACACACGCAACTGGGCCGAGGTCATCTGGGCCATGACCACGCGCATGGACCCGGTGCGCGATACCCTGCTGGTCGAGAACACGCCGATCGACTATCTCGATTTCGCCTCGCCGGTCTCCGGGCTCGGCGGCAAGATGGGCATGGATGCCACCAATAAATGGCCAGGCGAAACCCAACGCGAATGGGGAGTGCCCATCAAAATGAACGATGACGTCAAAGCGCGTGTTGACGCCATGTGGCAAGAACTGGGGCTGTAAACACGCCCCAGAGGACGCTCCGGCGTCCTGTCTTTGATACCTGGCGTTTCACTTCTAACCCGCAAAGCGACAATATTCGTTCTGCGAGGCGCGGGCAATGCTCAACGGCCTGAGACCAAGCACGATCAATACGACCAATACGATTGACGCTCGGAATTCTTATGCTAAACAGAAGAGGGCTAGCTCTATTGTTCATAGTAAGCAGCGCAGCATTGCTTCAAGGATGTTCGCCAACGATCAAGACCGCCTGGTCCAAAATACTCGAACGCTGCGCCGACTCAGACATCAACAGCAGCACCACGCTATTCTTCGGCGCCTCCAATACGCTGGGGCCAGGTTCCATCTGGCGCAAGGCACCCGAGGCAGCAGGCGGCGGCTACCGCGTGCGCTGGCGTAACCACGCCATCCCCGACGCGAAAGCCTGGTCACTGGCCGGGCAAACATTTACCTGCGATGGCATTAACAGCATCCATCTTTCTGGCGACGCCGTAGGCAGTTTCAGCACGGAGATTCTGCCAGTCAGCGGCCAGCTGCAGACCGACTTCGCCTTGGCCAAGTCCATCAAAGTGACTGCATCCAAAATGCGATGGAACGAGGTCATGGAAGGGCCCTTCGAACAAACCATCGCCCAACTTCCCGATACCGCTCCCATCAAAGAAGATCTTGCCCGACCTGGGCGGTTGGTTCTATACCGGGCGCTGAAGGTCGAGGGATTCGACACCACGCTGAGTTTCGATGCCCCGATCAGTGCCATGCTGCAAGGCAAATATCCCAACAACCCGCAAATGATTTTGCCCGGGCACGACACGCTTTCGGCGAGTTTCAAATGGGTCAACGACTCCGAGCTGCACGTCTCCGTCCCTTCAGGCTTCTATGTGGCGGGGCAACTTGTGCCCTTTAACACCGTTTCGGGCTTTGCCTCGAATACGACCCCCATCGAAATAGAGTAAACGCCAAAAAAAGCAGCCCTGAGGCTGCATTTTTTGTGACTTGCCGAAGCTATGACTCATCCGACTTTTGCTCTGCCTTCCAGGTGCGGAACAACTGCCATCCCGCCAAGCCGATACCGGCCCAGCGCAAAAATCCCAGCCGTTTGCCCCCACGCATAAACAGGGCAGAGGCGGCAGAACTGACAAAGGGATAGCGGCGAGCCAGGTTATACGCCTGCACAAGCCACTGGGAAGTCTGCCCTTTGCTGAACCTAGGCAGCAGGCTCTTGATCAGATTGGACGGCTCCAGCGCATGGCCGGCTTCAGCGATATTTTGCGCCAAGGCCTCGCGCTCGATGGCGGCGCGAGCACGCAGCAATTCGATACGGACCTGGCGATTAATGACAGGAGAGTGTCGATGCGCCATCACTTCCCCCCTTCCGCCTCGCGGCGATCCAGATCAGCCTGGGCGTCACGCACGCGTTCGAGCAGGTCGGTGTCCCGGCCCAGTTCTTCGAGCGTAGCGGCGAACGGCAATGGGCCGTCAACCAGCTCACGGCGCACCAGCCAAAGCAGCAGCACACCGATCACGCCATAAATGCCGGCCAGCCAACCCAACGCAGCATAGCGATCCGGAGTGGGCCAGAAGGCCACCGCAATCGCAACGGTGAACACCAGGACGGCCAGAGTGAGAAACAGCAGAGCGCCGAAGGACATACCCAGCACTTTGAGCAGGCGCAATTTCTCGTTGCCGGCTTCAAGAGCCAAAAGTTCAAGACGCGTGCGCGCCAGCCCGACCAGGCTGGCGGCCACGCCGAATACCGAGGTGCGTAAACTCATGGGGATAGGTGGGCCTTGCTGCGGCACCGCGCGGCGCCTCGCAAAGACCCAGGCGATCAGCGGCGGCTGATCAGCAAGCCGAGCAGCAGGCCGGTCACGCCTGCAATGCTGATGGCTTGCCAGGGATTGTCGTGGACGTAGTCGTCCGTGGCGCGGGCCGCACGGCGGCCACGTTCAACCATGGCGTCCTGAGCGTCGTAAAGTGCTTCGCGGGTGCGCTTGAGGGAGCCGAGCGCGAGCTCGCGCAATTCGGAAGCCTTTTCGCCGGAGGAGGATGCCGCTTCGCGCAGCAGGCTCTCGACATCGTTCAGGCTGCTCTTAACACTGTCGATCAATTTATCTTTGGAGATGTCTTCGGTTTTTTTCGCGGGCATAGAGGACTCCTTGTGATGTGTCGTCAGTGATTTGATGATACCAGCGTGATCCGCAAGCGGATCACGCGCCTTGCTACGGACTGCTACTTAATTTGGGTAATCTCAACTTGAGACTTGTTTCCAGACAAGTCGATTTCCTGCTTCATAACCAGATGCGTCGCCGGACAATACCAGTCGGTCACCGTGGTGTTCATGCCGGGAATGGGCAGGGTAAGCCCCTTGAACGTGGCTGTCGTGGGATCGCTGGTGCGCGAATAGCTGATCGGCCAGCAGGACTGCTTACCGAGCGCCGTGACAATCTCCCGCCGTGCGCCAACGGTTTTCTCGCCAATGCGAATCGTGGTGCTGGGCTGGCCGCCCACGGGCGCCTCTTTACCGATGTTGATCCGGTAACTGCCCCCCGGCAGCCTTTGCCCCTGGCCCGTGATCTTATCGTAGGCAAATAGGCCCAGAATGCGCAGATCGAACTGGCCGTCCGTAGCGGGAGCCTCGCCGGCCTGATCGTAGCGGACAAAAGCCGCCTGCCCCTTCTTGACGGTCATGAGGTAATCCAGCTTGGACTTGCCCGGCGGCAGACCGCCGTAGGCGAATGTCGCCACCCCACGCACCCGCGCACGGCAGTTATCGGCGTTGCTGCGGCTGACTTCACTGAAAGCCAGATCGGCACCCAGATTGATCGTCCCGGACCCGGTGAACTGCACCTGCCCGCCGTCGTGCATGAACTGGGCGTCGCACACGCCTGCCTGCGCAATCGGGGCCAAGCCAGCCAGCGCCAGTGTGGATATCCAACGAAACAACGGTCGCTCCTGTAGAAGGAATGCGCCAACAACAGCGCCTCCTGATACTACACCGGTTGCGCGCCCGCCCCGCACAAACCTGACGCATTCAACAGAAATGGCGTTTCGCCCTCTGGACGAAACGCCTCCCTGCACTGCTTTTCCCCTTGGGCCATCTCTGGGACGGCCTTCCTGTCCTTGCGGACCTGTTGTCTAAAGCAAACCGCATGCCAGACACAAAAACAGATAAGCCAAAGAACAAACCCTTGTTTTTTCATGCTTTTGCATCGTGTTCGCACCATGAAACGAGCAACGAAGGGCCATGCCGGTGCACGCCACGCACCAAAGATGCGCATTTCAAATCGTTTTTGGCTATAAGAAAGGAAGAAAGCAAACGTTGTAGGGACGCTTTGGGCCTCCTATGATGGGCCGACGATGGCAAGGCACGGCCCGGGTGTTCATGAAGCTCTTTCCGATTTTTTCCGATATCAAAGGCCGATGCGTGCTGGTTGTGGGCGGCGGCGCCGTCGCCACACGCAAAGCGCAGGCCTTGCTGGAGGCTGGCGCGGCCGTGTCCGTCGGCGCTCCAACGCTGACGCCTGAGCTGGCCCGTCTGGCGCAAGGGCAAACCATCACCCATCTGCAAGGGGAGTTCGACGCTGACTGGCTGAAGGACGCCTGGCTGATCATCGCGGCCACGGACGACCGAACGGTCAATACCCGCGTCTACGAAGCCGCCTGTGCCCGGCGGCAGTTCTGCAATGTGGTCGATGACCC includes:
- a CDS encoding NADP-dependent malic enzyme, producing MDANLRKAALEYHEHGRPGKISVTPTKQLTNQRDLALAYSPGVAAACEEIVDDPANAFRYTARGNLVGVISNGTAVLGLGNIGALASKPVMEGKAVLFKKFAGLDVFDIEINETDPDKLVEIIAGLEPTFGGINLEDIKAPECFTVERKLRERMKIPVFHDDQHGTAITVSAAFINGLKVVGKDIKQVKVVTSGAGAAALACLDLMVDLGLPLENIWVTDIEGVVYEGRVALMDPDKARFAQKTDARKLADVIADADVFLGLSAGGVLKPEMVAAMAPRPLILALANPTPEILPEVANSVRDDIVMATGRSDYPNQVNNVLCFPYIFRGALDVGATTITREMEKAAVYAIAKLAQEEQNEVVAAAYGTYDLSFGPNYLIPKPFDPRLIVRIAPAVARAAMAEGVATRPIADLDAYVEQLQQFVYHSGAFMKPLFAIAKQVVRDQGRARIVFTEGEDERVLRAVQVIVDEKLAKPILVGRPAVLATRIEKFGLRLRLGQDVEVTNPEYDERFHQYWTTYWELMCRRGITKEMARVEMRRRSTLIGAVMVRLGDADGMVCGSVGAYHDHLRFIDEVIGKKPGANIYAAMNILLLNERTVALADTHINDDPTAEQIAEITQAAAEKMRRLNLAPKVALLSRSNFGSGSSASGSKMRAALDILREQTPDLEVDGEMHGDCALDEALRLRILPSSTLKGEANLLVCPNVDSGNIAYNLLKTAAGGNVAVGPFLLGANAPVNILTSSSTVRRIINMTALTVVDANLAL
- a CDS encoding pyridoxal phosphate-dependent aminotransferase; translation: MPRLASRTNDFLTFQVVELFKEAQAMAAAGRDIISLGIGEPDFTAPPQVVEALERAARAGLSGYCAPGGLMPLREAIAEFYATEFGARFNPERVIVTAGASGALALACAALVNPGSEVLMPDPSYPANSNFILAAGGRPKLVPSYAAKRFQLSAQDVRDNWGPSTQGVLIASPSNPTGTSIGHEELKELLAAVRERQGYTIMDEIYLELSYEQAPRSALTLDDDLIIINSFSKYFHMTGWRLGWMIVPESMIGVLEKMSASLQICAPTLAQHAALACFSPDALKIFAQRRDAFRQRRDYLLPEFERLGIPVPVKPDGAFYIYSDISQLGQDSLTFSKRLLHEAGVAAVPGVDFGPTHGLTTMRFSYATGLDRLQEAVARIGKLL
- a CDS encoding inverse autotransporter beta domain-containing protein: MPSPARLLTLLLCPTLLPPVAYGSAIESEVARNLWTRAQHPDTSPGLAQSALDAGVAAGLQASRQTGLPWLRHLDGGLRYDLDPGRLSFSLRTIDDLMVSERRALMLQAGLHNQNQRPTANTGIVLRQQASPGLIVGSNAFLDYEFGKQHVRGSLGLEAIAPHYSLYANYYAPLSGWKGARRDSRREERPAAGYDLGGQLSSDAGLSLQAAYFRWHGAGIDVFDSGRAQRNASGFRYGVAYQPGALFNIGLNQTRTLDGQKQTSVQLNVRINLQEPLSRQLRRESQPFNLTSRRHQWVERESRIVLNTRRKAITLPLSIAQLRGDPTNGAIEVSGQTEAGARIMLTFPDGSGNWVRADASGRYTARSGPDMPSGTVRAQARNVHGDSSPEVSRFYTANPQIEMTAAPRIERVETLRNGLLRVSGRAAAGADIWAVFPDDEEVNGKAEADGSFILSSTRPHASGDILVTASLPDGGVSEASTYAYVKQPPGEPTVDAVSADLVGRLTIQGSSEAGAAIQANFPDGTDANTTADAQGRYTLHSPGAVLQSGDIMITASGIDGAVGDAVFKPYTPEAPQATITSVIPSTLGELTVSGLTQANAEVYVQFPDGSSTTVNADASGNYTAVSTSKSMPSGEIMVIATGRSAGVGSAATQTYTRNPPTAHISSATADTAGKLSIRGQTEPGLSVFVLFPSGDDMTVQADAQGNFHATSSQKETAGIVSVTVSGKDGGVGVPVEYHYSTA
- a CDS encoding lytic transglycosylase domain-containing protein; the encoded protein is MPDASMAGVFRQLAQGVHHNLAEGLRLCSVYLGIAVIVTVSMGFALPGLRDQALQVHKALLTALAPTSLSASPDAGGESEGSAAMVLVVPNAPASNATGFLGPLRSDQSTASSQRKSVAGTTSGQVEALRNYISRKYKVAYDATGVLVNTVYKVGRDKQLDPLLLLAVIAIESRYNPFAESSVGAQGLMQVMTRIHQDKFDALPIGKVSALDPVANIHVGATILKDCIDRRGSVNGGLACYVGATGPDDGGYGAKVQAERRRLALASGIALARD
- a CDS encoding UbiD family decarboxylase; amino-acid sequence: MKYRDLRDFLNQLERQGELKRIAAPVSTKLEMTEIADRVLRAGGPALLFEQARHKGQASEMPVLANLFGTPNRVAWGMGAENVTALRDVGELLASLREPEPPRGFRDALAKVSMLKAALWDMSPKTVRGAASQEVVWEGNDVDLSRLPIQTCWPGDVAPLLTWGLVITRGPNAKRQNLGIYRQQVIGRNKLIMRWLSHRGGALDFRDHRLAHPGQPFPIAVALGADPATTLGAVTPVPDSLSEYQFAGLLRGSRTEVTQALGSTLSVPATAEIVLEGHLLPSSDPRALPPHVPEGAPPAPDTGYEMALEGPYGDHTGYYNEQDWFPVFTVERITMRKNPIYHTTYTGKPPDEPAVLGVALNEVFVPLLRRQLPEIVDFYLPPEGCSYRLAVVSIRKQYAGHAKRVMFGVWSILRQFMYTKFIVVVDEDVNTRNWAEVIWAMTTRMDPVRDTLLVENTPIDYLDFASPVSGLGGKMGMDATNKWPGETQREWGVPIKMNDDVKARVDAMWQELGL
- a CDS encoding phage holin family protein, with product MSLRTSVFGVAASLVGLARTRLELLALEAGNEKLRLLKVLGMSFGALLFLTLAVLVFTVAIAVAFWPTPDRYAALGWLAGIYGVIGVLLLWLVRRELVDGPLPFAATLEELGRDTDLLERVRDAQADLDRREAEGGK